In the genome of Myxococcus stipitatus, one region contains:
- a CDS encoding DNA polymerase beta superfamily protein, translated as MSDSRIRGLEEVDRLSVPLPHGTEVTTRVERLTTGGRRIPQGVVGRVVRARDGGLDIQIVGVGEVWFAREELVPRRPGQVQFARRREAAWQALGPCVVLETRVGSHAWGLANAQSDVDVRGVFALPLPWTLGLVDPPMDLVSADGSTTYWEVRKTVEQALRADPNTLETLFVPGAKALDELGEWLLAEREAFVSQAIFGSFGRYAMSQLDKLTRSQRLAEHRDLLLEWLCEDPTPDLDEVARRLAAVSPRQSPTEQDALLAAKTYVKQLYRSLWDQGLLTANDFAALITYARGGGQRPPSARELRPKNAYNLLRLIATATGWLRHGEPVFEASGTLKARLLDIKAGQVPLEDVLRDAEAMAPELEAARRESKLPEHPDYPRADRLLRRVGEEVARRWVLKVPGALGREAPAAPETEWRDSE; from the coding sequence ATGAGTGACTCTCGGATTCGAGGGCTGGAGGAGGTGGACCGCCTGTCGGTGCCCCTGCCTCATGGCACGGAAGTGACGACGCGCGTGGAGCGGCTCACCACGGGAGGCCGGCGCATCCCCCAGGGCGTGGTGGGGCGCGTGGTGCGAGCCCGGGATGGAGGGCTCGATATCCAGATTGTGGGCGTGGGGGAGGTGTGGTTCGCGCGCGAGGAGCTGGTGCCTCGGCGCCCGGGGCAGGTCCAGTTCGCCCGGCGTCGCGAGGCCGCGTGGCAGGCGCTGGGGCCGTGCGTCGTGCTGGAGACGCGCGTGGGCAGTCACGCCTGGGGCCTGGCGAACGCGCAGTCGGACGTGGACGTGCGAGGTGTCTTCGCGCTGCCGCTCCCGTGGACGCTGGGCCTGGTGGACCCTCCGATGGACCTGGTGAGCGCCGACGGCAGCACGACCTATTGGGAGGTGCGCAAGACGGTGGAGCAGGCGCTGCGGGCCGACCCGAACACGCTGGAGACGTTGTTCGTCCCGGGCGCGAAGGCGCTGGACGAGCTGGGGGAGTGGCTGCTGGCGGAGCGCGAGGCCTTCGTCTCGCAGGCCATCTTCGGCAGCTTCGGCCGGTATGCGATGAGCCAGCTCGACAAGCTCACGCGCAGCCAGCGGCTCGCGGAGCACCGCGACCTGCTCCTGGAGTGGCTGTGTGAAGACCCCACGCCGGACCTGGACGAGGTCGCGAGGCGGCTCGCGGCGGTGTCGCCCCGGCAGTCGCCCACGGAGCAGGACGCGCTCCTGGCGGCGAAGACCTATGTGAAGCAGCTCTACCGCTCGCTCTGGGACCAGGGACTGCTCACGGCCAACGACTTCGCGGCGCTCATCACGTATGCGCGAGGCGGTGGTCAGCGTCCGCCGTCGGCTCGCGAGCTGCGGCCGAAGAACGCCTACAACCTGCTGCGCCTGATTGCGACCGCCACGGGGTGGCTGCGCCACGGCGAGCCGGTGTTCGAGGCGTCGGGGACCTTGAAGGCGCGGTTGTTGGACATCAAGGCCGGGCAGGTGCCGCTCGAGGATGTGCTGCGGGACGCGGAGGCCATGGCGCCGGAGCTGGAGGCGGCGCGACGGGAGAGCAAGTTGCCGGAGCACCCCGACTATCCGCGGGCGGACCGGCTGTTGCGGCGCGTGGGCGAGGAAGTGGCGCGACGCTGGGTGTTGAAGGTGCCGGGTGCGCTGGGGCGCGAGGCGCCCGCGGCCCCGGAGACGGAGTGGAGGGACTCGGAATGA
- a CDS encoding nucleotidyltransferase domain-containing protein — protein MKGTLKEHEQRVADRVLDEESAKREHLVVALSGAHAYGFPSPDSDLDLKSIHVAPTALLLGLQPRQLNAERLQVVDGVEVDYSSNELQPVLQGLLQGNGNYLERLVGAIPVRVSPELAPLQPLVRAVMSQRMHRHYRGFAHGQLREWEKSGFRSAKKLLYVLRTTLTGTHLLRTGEVETDVTELLDANGFSEAHELVAQKQRGEKSELPDALSEKWRAEVSRSFEVLDAALAASVLPEEPPASAVDALEAWMLDLRRRRFGSP, from the coding sequence ATGAAGGGCACCTTGAAGGAGCACGAGCAGCGGGTCGCGGACCGCGTGCTCGACGAGGAGTCCGCGAAGCGAGAGCACCTGGTGGTGGCCTTGTCGGGCGCGCATGCGTATGGGTTTCCCTCGCCCGACAGCGACCTGGACCTGAAGTCCATTCACGTGGCGCCCACGGCCCTGCTCCTGGGCTTGCAGCCTCGGCAGCTCAACGCCGAGCGGCTCCAGGTGGTGGACGGCGTGGAGGTGGACTACTCGTCCAACGAGCTCCAACCTGTCCTCCAGGGACTCTTGCAGGGCAATGGCAACTACCTGGAGCGGTTGGTGGGGGCCATCCCCGTGCGAGTCTCTCCTGAGCTGGCGCCTCTCCAGCCGCTGGTGCGGGCCGTGATGTCCCAGCGGATGCACCGGCACTACCGGGGCTTCGCGCACGGACAGCTTCGCGAGTGGGAGAAGAGCGGCTTCCGCTCGGCGAAGAAGCTGCTCTATGTGCTCCGCACCACGCTGACCGGGACGCACCTGCTGCGCACCGGTGAGGTGGAGACGGATGTCACCGAGCTGCTGGATGCGAACGGGTTCTCGGAAGCCCACGAGCTGGTGGCGCAGAAGCAGCGCGGCGAGAAGAGCGAGCTGCCCGATGCGCTCAGCGAGAAGTGGCGCGCGGAGGTGTCTCGCTCCTTCGAGGTACTGGATGCCGCGCTGGCGGCGTCCGTGTTGCCCGAGGAGCCTCCCGCGTCGGCGGTTGATGCGCTGGAGGCGTGGATGCTGGACCTTCGGCGACGACGGTTCGGTTCGCCCTGA
- a CDS encoding poly(A) polymerase, whose amino-acid sequence MSNERFTTSREVYHRIRWDPRLDAREFVIGYDAHGETMEEMPFEAFVPDGELPWHRVWYFKRGREVVWDRKERIDRLSHPAPSEDPPAPAPRRAPAAFTSLPAHRFDAHAEAWVTAVAPSTKPPAREQLTVVTFNVLFDLYDAELLDTARRIPAALALLRETDADVIALQEVTAPFLRALLAEPWVREHYWLSDGPEASTVATYGQVLLSRVPFSSLVQRVFSRDKRLIAGELRVADGTLWVATPHLTSNRDASGAAARAVQVQAILDWALALGASEEGRPPDLVLAGDFNLGESSSEAESFARAGFVDAWPMLRPMELGETYNPQLNSLAALTTTSGRLQRLDRVLVKSASGRLVPQAIELFGEAPLPGGPGPSGEPLFASDHFGIRCVLRRGSVAETDSARGTARLVHQTAVVLIPPESAWPPIQALRKKHDAKFERWMPHVTLLYPFLPEEDFDTVAALFEEALRDIEPFEVTLSTFGHFEHRANATAWLRPDDEPRGALAALHAKLAAVVPECASPERGFSPHLSVGQLPRSKDVDLEQTLATWARTWRALSFPIGDVCLIRRKGDTPFEVIRRIPLGRAARQQPPASTKGDSTLRAALASTNTPASREARASAVEQLRGLCERVGTSLHPYGSYLLGTDEAGSDVDAVAIGPSSLSRDDFAQALLREVATSAPAAASSARFVADAAIPLVKLSLGGVSFDVSYASRPEGVAPCEPLTLLAQHGPQLDTSGLRSVLGVADSQGVLDVLGADEATHERFRNLLRAVKRWAKARGIYSHALGYLGGLSWTVLAAWACTRGAPDAVKSDAELLAHFFHTFATWPWPQPVALTSETARYRPDGRRDLMPVIAPAEPPRNTARNVSRSTFRTVRDELTRARELVAEARASSSPRAWEPLFQPVDAARDLPARLRLSVDAPTPEAHEAAMGWVLGHLTALVYRLEGDRRLSVRPLQGPQALFMGLDTRQTQDAGALSWTPGSPLSEAVATFQTSFQEWTNRPKDTVLQVELLRG is encoded by the coding sequence ATGTCCAACGAACGCTTCACGACGAGCCGCGAGGTGTACCACCGCATCCGGTGGGACCCGCGCCTGGACGCTCGCGAGTTTGTGATTGGCTACGACGCGCACGGCGAAACGATGGAGGAGATGCCCTTCGAGGCCTTCGTCCCCGACGGGGAGCTTCCGTGGCACCGCGTCTGGTACTTCAAGCGCGGGCGCGAGGTGGTGTGGGACCGCAAGGAGCGCATCGACCGGCTCAGTCACCCCGCGCCCTCCGAGGACCCGCCCGCCCCCGCGCCACGCCGCGCTCCCGCGGCCTTCACCTCCCTTCCCGCCCACCGCTTCGACGCACACGCCGAAGCGTGGGTGACAGCCGTGGCGCCGAGCACGAAGCCTCCGGCGCGCGAGCAGCTCACGGTCGTCACGTTCAACGTGTTGTTCGACCTGTATGACGCGGAGCTGCTCGACACGGCCCGCCGGATTCCCGCCGCGCTGGCCCTGCTCCGTGAGACGGACGCGGACGTCATCGCGCTCCAGGAAGTCACCGCGCCCTTCCTGCGTGCCCTGCTCGCCGAGCCCTGGGTTCGCGAACACTACTGGCTGTCCGATGGGCCCGAGGCGAGCACCGTGGCCACCTACGGACAGGTGCTCCTGTCGCGAGTTCCCTTCTCCTCGCTGGTCCAGCGGGTGTTCTCCCGGGACAAGCGCCTCATCGCGGGTGAGCTGCGCGTGGCGGACGGAACGCTGTGGGTGGCGACGCCGCACCTGACGAGCAACCGCGATGCATCGGGAGCCGCGGCCCGGGCTGTCCAGGTGCAAGCGATTCTCGACTGGGCGCTCGCGCTCGGAGCCTCGGAAGAAGGCCGTCCCCCCGACCTCGTGCTGGCGGGAGACTTCAACCTGGGCGAGTCGTCCTCGGAGGCAGAGTCCTTCGCTCGAGCCGGGTTCGTGGACGCCTGGCCGATGTTGCGGCCCATGGAGCTGGGAGAGACCTACAACCCTCAGCTCAACTCGCTGGCCGCCCTCACGACCACGTCGGGTCGGCTTCAGCGGCTGGACCGGGTGCTCGTGAAGTCCGCCTCCGGCCGGCTGGTGCCCCAGGCCATCGAGCTCTTCGGCGAAGCACCCCTCCCTGGTGGACCCGGGCCGTCGGGTGAGCCGCTGTTCGCCTCGGACCACTTCGGGATTCGCTGCGTGCTGCGTCGGGGCTCCGTCGCGGAGACGGATTCCGCCCGAGGCACGGCGCGACTCGTCCACCAGACGGCCGTGGTGCTCATTCCCCCCGAGAGCGCGTGGCCTCCCATCCAGGCCCTGCGAAAGAAGCACGACGCGAAGTTCGAGCGGTGGATGCCACATGTCACCCTGCTCTACCCGTTCCTCCCGGAAGAGGACTTCGACACCGTCGCGGCGCTCTTCGAGGAGGCCCTCCGGGACATCGAGCCCTTCGAGGTGACGCTCTCCACGTTCGGGCACTTCGAGCATCGCGCCAACGCCACGGCGTGGCTTCGCCCCGATGACGAGCCTCGGGGTGCCTTGGCGGCCCTGCACGCGAAGCTCGCGGCGGTGGTCCCCGAGTGTGCCTCTCCCGAGCGCGGCTTCTCGCCTCACCTCTCCGTCGGACAGCTTCCGCGCTCGAAGGACGTGGACCTCGAGCAGACGCTCGCGACGTGGGCCCGGACATGGCGCGCGCTGTCCTTCCCCATCGGCGACGTGTGTCTCATCCGACGCAAGGGCGACACACCGTTCGAGGTCATCCGGCGAATCCCGTTGGGCCGTGCGGCACGCCAGCAGCCCCCGGCGTCGACGAAGGGAGACAGCACCCTTCGCGCGGCCCTCGCCAGTACGAACACGCCTGCGTCACGGGAGGCTCGCGCCTCGGCCGTGGAGCAACTGCGCGGACTGTGCGAGCGCGTCGGGACGTCCTTGCATCCCTATGGCTCGTACCTGCTCGGCACGGACGAAGCGGGGAGCGACGTGGACGCGGTCGCCATCGGACCATCGAGCCTCTCTCGAGACGACTTCGCCCAGGCCCTGCTGCGCGAGGTCGCGACCTCCGCTCCCGCGGCCGCGAGCTCCGCGCGGTTCGTGGCCGATGCCGCGATTCCGCTGGTGAAGTTGTCGCTCGGCGGCGTGAGCTTCGATGTGTCCTATGCGAGCCGCCCGGAAGGGGTGGCGCCCTGTGAGCCCCTGACGTTGCTCGCGCAGCATGGCCCCCAGCTCGACACCTCGGGGCTTCGCTCCGTGCTGGGCGTCGCGGACTCGCAAGGGGTCCTCGATGTGCTCGGCGCCGACGAAGCCACCCACGAGCGCTTCCGGAACCTGCTTCGCGCGGTGAAGCGCTGGGCCAAGGCGCGGGGCATCTACTCGCATGCGCTCGGCTACCTGGGCGGGCTGTCCTGGACGGTGCTCGCCGCCTGGGCCTGCACACGCGGGGCTCCGGACGCCGTGAAGTCCGACGCGGAGCTGCTCGCACACTTCTTCCACACGTTCGCCACCTGGCCCTGGCCCCAGCCCGTGGCCCTGACCTCGGAGACGGCTCGGTATCGTCCGGATGGGAGGCGCGACCTGATGCCCGTCATCGCGCCCGCGGAGCCGCCGCGAAACACGGCGCGCAATGTGTCTCGGTCCACGTTCCGCACCGTGCGCGATGAGCTGACGCGCGCCCGGGAGCTCGTGGCCGAAGCGAGGGCTTCGAGCTCACCGCGCGCGTGGGAGCCGCTGTTCCAGCCGGTCGACGCCGCACGCGACCTTCCGGCCCGGCTGAGGCTCTCCGTCGACGCGCCTACGCCCGAAGCCCACGAGGCCGCGATGGGCTGGGTCCTCGGACATCTCACCGCCCTGGTGTACCGACTGGAGGGAGATCGCCGACTCAGTGTCCGTCCGCTCCAGGGTCCGCAAGCGCTCTTCATGGGACTGGACACGCGACAGACCCAGGACGCGGGAGCACTCTCCTGGACTCCCGGAAGCCCGCTGTCCGAGGCGGTGGCGACCTTCCAGACATCCTTTCAGGAATGGACAAACCGCCCCAAGGACACCGTGCTCCAGGTGGAGCTGTTGCGGGGGTGA
- a CDS encoding BamA/TamA family outer membrane protein, with translation MRGRMAKWCASLALTLLAGRAAAQAPGTVVDEVVVRGPEKTLPATVQAYSRIDPGDELTFEELDKVERRLLATGLFQEVKVRTEPTGPNRVRLVLEVEDKASWVVAPTFALSSANVGGGLLYAENNLWGRSKKFGTAVQVSTAESGVFAGYLDPNLFGQPQLRLSVEGQLRSDRVDEYDPGAGQEDPEVVRRTRLNSASIATEFGVMLFERVRAAVKYRLMTIDAKSPDPKEEVTTPAFSLGPAQRDASLRLMVGIDTRQNLHAVMEGLNLEASYEVSNPGVWSDFRYRRYGLLYRQGLRLFDEHNLVLRAEASAGVDLPFHQELVLGGNSLRGFVHRQFRGDTRLSFTAEYHFPLFTIRSLSFRGVGFSDTGLMAWRDLPDDGVLRDVNGRVVRGYLPDSQSGLKGSTLAQGLGAGLRLYLRNIVLPLVGVDAAYGVNSGEFRFYLVAGVSPS, from the coding sequence ATGCGCGGACGGATGGCGAAGTGGTGCGCGAGCCTGGCCCTCACCCTGCTGGCGGGGCGAGCGGCGGCACAGGCTCCCGGCACCGTCGTGGATGAAGTGGTGGTGCGAGGCCCGGAGAAGACGCTCCCGGCAACGGTGCAGGCGTACTCCCGCATCGACCCGGGAGACGAGCTCACCTTCGAGGAGCTGGACAAGGTGGAGCGCCGCCTGCTGGCCACCGGCCTCTTCCAGGAAGTGAAGGTGCGCACCGAGCCCACGGGCCCCAACCGCGTGCGCCTCGTCCTCGAAGTGGAGGACAAGGCGTCGTGGGTGGTGGCGCCCACCTTCGCGCTGTCCTCCGCGAACGTGGGCGGCGGCCTGCTGTATGCGGAGAACAACCTCTGGGGCCGGTCCAAGAAGTTCGGCACCGCGGTGCAGGTGAGCACGGCGGAGAGCGGCGTGTTCGCGGGCTATCTGGACCCGAACCTCTTCGGTCAGCCGCAGCTCCGGCTGAGCGTGGAGGGGCAGCTGCGCAGCGACCGCGTGGACGAGTACGACCCCGGCGCGGGGCAGGAGGACCCGGAGGTGGTGCGCCGCACGCGGCTCAACTCCGCGTCCATCGCCACGGAGTTCGGGGTGATGCTCTTCGAGCGCGTGCGCGCGGCGGTGAAGTACCGGCTGATGACCATCGACGCGAAGTCCCCGGACCCCAAGGAGGAGGTCACCACCCCCGCGTTCTCGCTGGGCCCCGCGCAGCGCGATGCCTCGCTGCGGTTGATGGTGGGAATCGACACGCGGCAGAACCTCCACGCGGTGATGGAGGGCCTCAACCTGGAGGCGTCGTACGAGGTGTCGAATCCCGGCGTGTGGAGCGACTTCCGCTACCGCCGCTACGGGTTGCTGTACCGCCAGGGCCTGCGGCTGTTCGACGAGCACAACCTGGTGCTGCGCGCGGAGGCCTCGGCGGGCGTGGACCTGCCCTTCCATCAGGAGCTGGTGCTCGGCGGCAACTCGCTGCGCGGCTTCGTCCACCGACAGTTCCGAGGCGACACGCGCCTGTCCTTCACCGCCGAGTATCACTTCCCCCTCTTCACCATCCGCTCGCTGTCCTTCCGGGGCGTGGGCTTCTCCGACACCGGGTTGATGGCGTGGAGGGACCTGCCCGACGACGGTGTCCTGCGGGACGTCAACGGGCGCGTGGTGCGCGGTTACCTGCCAGACAGCCAGAGCGGACTGAAGGGCTCCACGCTGGCCCAGGGCCTGGGCGCGGGGCTGCGCTTGTACTTGCGCAACATCGTCCTGCCGCTGGTGGGCGTGGACGCGGCCTACGGGGTCAACTCGGGGGAGTTCCGCTTCTACCTGGTGGCGGGCGTCAGCCCTTCCTGA
- a CDS encoding SulP family inorganic anion transporter yields MAEPSSQRSSTHALPGSRFLPFLSWLPQWRPSSLKRDLVAALTVTALQIPEAMAYSELAGVPPQAAFYAGPVALVLYALFGSSRQLVVAISATVAVLSASTVAGLAPAGSARFIALTAALAMLAGVISILAGVLKLGRIAQFFSESVLTGFVFGLALVIAIKQAPKLLGLEAGSGNFFERLWHLVSHLSQTQPLTLVVGGVSLGILLVLGRWVPRLPASLVVLILGTAGVGLLGLQSHGVKVVGNIPSGLSGPAIPDVGLGDLLKLLPGACGIALVAFAEAIGPARVLATKHRYEVDANQELIGLGAANLGAGLFRGLSVGCSLSKSGANDAAGARTQMPGLLAAGLLALVALFFTPLFRTLPEATLAAIVVMATVGMMDVKEMRRLFKLRRTDFLLAAGAMLSVLVLEVLPGLLVSVGLSVAFLVWRASQPRLSELGRTPGTLDFTDVRRTPTPVTLPGLMVLRPNEGIFFANATSLRDAVIHQVDGAKSPVHAVLLDLEVTSDLDVPGADMLAELKESLAHRGVTLMLSRVLAQTQSLLDRTGVTRKLGADNIHPQTLNGVIEYLAHRTHHSRGEWGLIRDGLHRLSELVEEAHTAAEDTDERRRLERLRGTLARLEEDEHRPH; encoded by the coding sequence ATGGCGGAGCCCTCCTCGCAGCGGAGCAGCACGCACGCCCTTCCGGGGAGCCGCTTCCTCCCCTTCTTGTCCTGGCTCCCTCAGTGGCGCCCCAGCTCGCTCAAGCGAGACCTCGTGGCCGCCCTCACCGTGACGGCCCTCCAGATTCCGGAGGCCATGGCCTACTCGGAGCTTGCGGGGGTCCCTCCGCAGGCGGCGTTCTACGCGGGCCCCGTGGCCCTGGTGCTCTACGCCCTGTTCGGCTCCTCGCGGCAGCTCGTCGTCGCCATCTCCGCGACCGTGGCCGTGCTCTCCGCGTCGACGGTGGCGGGCCTCGCGCCCGCGGGCAGCGCGCGCTTCATCGCGCTCACGGCCGCGCTCGCGATGCTCGCGGGCGTCATCTCCATCCTCGCCGGAGTGCTCAAGCTCGGGCGCATCGCGCAGTTCTTCTCTGAATCGGTGCTGACGGGCTTCGTCTTCGGGCTCGCGCTCGTCATCGCCATCAAGCAGGCCCCCAAGCTGCTCGGCCTCGAAGCCGGGAGCGGCAACTTCTTCGAGCGACTGTGGCACCTGGTGAGCCACCTCTCCCAGACGCAGCCGCTCACGCTGGTCGTCGGCGGCGTGAGCCTCGGCATCCTGCTGGTCCTGGGGAGATGGGTGCCGCGGCTGCCCGCGTCCCTCGTCGTACTCATCCTGGGGACGGCGGGCGTCGGGCTGCTGGGGCTCCAGAGTCACGGCGTGAAGGTGGTGGGCAACATCCCCTCGGGGCTCTCGGGGCCGGCGATACCCGACGTCGGCCTGGGGGACCTGCTGAAGCTGCTGCCGGGCGCTTGTGGCATCGCGCTGGTGGCCTTCGCGGAGGCCATCGGTCCCGCACGAGTCCTGGCGACGAAGCACCGCTATGAAGTGGATGCGAACCAGGAGCTCATCGGCCTGGGCGCCGCCAACCTGGGCGCGGGCCTCTTCCGAGGTCTCTCTGTCGGGTGCAGCCTGTCGAAGTCGGGCGCCAACGACGCCGCGGGAGCCCGGACCCAGATGCCCGGCCTGCTCGCCGCGGGCCTGCTCGCGCTGGTGGCGCTCTTCTTCACGCCGCTGTTCCGCACGCTGCCGGAGGCCACGCTCGCCGCCATCGTGGTCATGGCCACCGTCGGCATGATGGACGTGAAGGAGATGCGCCGCCTGTTCAAGCTGCGCCGCACGGACTTCCTGCTGGCCGCTGGCGCGATGCTGAGCGTGCTGGTGCTCGAGGTCCTCCCCGGCTTGCTCGTCTCGGTGGGCCTCTCCGTGGCCTTCCTCGTGTGGCGGGCGAGCCAGCCCCGCCTGTCGGAGCTGGGCCGCACGCCGGGCACCCTGGACTTCACCGACGTGCGCCGCACGCCCACGCCCGTGACGCTCCCCGGGCTGATGGTGCTCCGTCCCAACGAGGGCATCTTCTTCGCCAACGCCACGTCGCTGCGGGACGCCGTCATCCATCAGGTCGATGGCGCGAAGTCTCCGGTCCACGCGGTGCTGTTGGATCTGGAGGTGACGTCGGACCTGGACGTCCCGGGCGCGGACATGCTCGCCGAGCTCAAGGAGTCACTCGCGCATCGCGGTGTCACATTGATGCTCTCACGCGTGCTCGCGCAGACCCAGTCGCTCCTGGACCGCACGGGTGTCACCAGGAAGCTCGGCGCGGACAACATCCATCCGCAGACATTGAATGGTGTCATCGAGTATCTCGCCCACCGCACCCATCATTCGCGGGGGGAGTGGGGGCTCATCCGGGATGGCCTCCATCGCCTGAGCGAGCTCGTGGAGGAGGCTCACACGGCGGCCGAGGACACGGACGAGCGCCGTCGGCTGGAGCGGCTGCGCGGCACCCTGGCGCGGCTCGAGGAGGACGAGCACCGCCCGCACTGA
- a CDS encoding M90 family metallopeptidase — MPGLFRLLRRRRLLRRPFPSEWLGHLDARVPFFATLSPALRQTFLDKLKVFAWEKEFIGAGGLEITDEIRVVVSATAVQLVVHLDLAYYDRLREIIVYPDAFLLPDRTGVVLGEAKNWGSVILSWAAVLSGLSNPTDGHDTATHEFAHVLDRADGAFDGTPKLRSYSHYRAWASVMSEHFHGLQSGRAVERRVLDDYGAVNEAEFFAVASESFFERPARMREKTPDLYEELKRFYGWDPASGT, encoded by the coding sequence ATGCCTGGTCTCTTTCGTCTGCTCCGGCGTCGGCGCCTGCTTCGCCGGCCCTTCCCATCCGAGTGGCTCGGCCATCTCGACGCGCGCGTCCCGTTCTTCGCCACGCTGTCGCCCGCGCTGCGACAGACCTTCCTCGACAAGCTGAAGGTCTTCGCCTGGGAGAAGGAGTTCATCGGGGCGGGTGGGCTTGAAATCACCGACGAGATTCGCGTGGTGGTGTCCGCGACCGCGGTGCAGCTCGTGGTGCACCTGGACCTGGCCTATTACGACCGGCTGCGGGAGATCATCGTCTACCCGGACGCCTTCCTGCTGCCGGACCGCACGGGCGTGGTGCTGGGCGAGGCGAAGAACTGGGGCAGCGTCATCCTCTCCTGGGCGGCGGTGCTCTCGGGGCTGAGCAATCCCACGGACGGACACGACACCGCCACGCACGAGTTCGCGCATGTCCTGGACCGGGCGGACGGGGCCTTCGACGGAACTCCCAAGCTGCGCAGCTATTCGCACTACCGGGCCTGGGCCTCGGTGATGAGCGAGCACTTCCACGGGCTCCAGTCGGGCCGGGCCGTGGAGCGCCGGGTGCTGGATGACTACGGGGCCGTCAACGAGGCGGAGTTCTTCGCGGTGGCCTCCGAGTCCTTCTTCGAACGGCCGGCTCGGATGCGCGAGAAGACCCCTGATTTGTATGAGGAACTGAAGCGTTTCTACGGCTGGGACCCCGCTTCGGGCACTTGA